A single genomic interval of Roseomonas aeriglobus harbors:
- a CDS encoding TonB-dependent receptor codes for MRNLLLSTIAFGVLALPASAQTTAVQSDDVVVTANRTERPVDQVGQSVTVIDSEEIEARQSQAVVDLLRTVPGVSYTRAGGIGTVASVNIRGADPQQTLLLVDGVKLDDPASPGGGYDFGNLLVGNIDRIEVVRGAQSVIWGSRAIGGVVNVITRAPSEDPEFVARGEYGWRDTVNTTANASGKLGPVSASLGGQYFRTDGFSAFNEARGGRERDGYRQYGANGKLAVDLTDGFSLEARGRYSDAKIDLDGFPAPAFALADTGDYSTNEELSGYAGARLALFGGAFRNRLGVAYSRTDRANFAATGPATFDSRGLNRRFEYQGVVQTGIVQATIGAESERSRFDTVSFGAASRARALINSVYGEVTLTPIAGVALTGGVRHDDHSRFGGETTAAGNVALSPNGGRTTLRASYGEGFGAPSLYQLFGDYGNQRLVPERANSWDAGVTQRLLGDAVQVQATYFHRDTRNQIDFVSCFGVTSAICVNRPFGTYDNIRRTRAEGVEATLVLQPVEPFRVAFAYTYLDATNRDTGRELARRPRESVNMVADYRWAFGLSTGATITHVGDSFENATNTRRLDGYVLVDLRASLPVGDRFEVFGRVENLFDEAYETVYLYGTPRRAAYGGVRLKL; via the coding sequence ATGCGTAATCTGCTTCTATCCACCATTGCGTTCGGGGTGCTCGCGCTGCCCGCGTCCGCGCAGACCACCGCGGTTCAGAGCGACGACGTGGTCGTCACCGCCAACCGCACCGAGCGCCCGGTCGATCAGGTCGGCCAGTCGGTCACGGTCATCGACAGCGAGGAAATCGAAGCACGCCAGTCGCAGGCGGTCGTCGACCTGCTGCGCACAGTGCCGGGCGTTAGCTACACACGTGCAGGCGGCATCGGCACCGTCGCATCGGTCAATATTCGCGGCGCCGACCCGCAGCAGACGCTGCTGCTGGTCGATGGCGTGAAGCTCGACGATCCGGCGAGCCCGGGCGGTGGCTATGACTTCGGTAACCTGCTGGTCGGCAACATCGACCGCATCGAGGTCGTCCGCGGCGCGCAGAGCGTCATCTGGGGGAGCCGCGCGATCGGCGGCGTCGTCAACGTCATCACCCGCGCCCCGAGCGAAGACCCCGAGTTCGTCGCCAGGGGCGAATATGGCTGGCGGGACACGGTCAACACGACCGCCAATGCCTCGGGCAAGCTCGGCCCCGTGTCGGCGAGCCTGGGCGGCCAATATTTCCGCACCGATGGCTTCTCCGCCTTCAACGAAGCGCGCGGCGGGCGCGAGCGCGACGGCTATCGTCAATATGGCGCCAACGGCAAGCTGGCGGTCGATCTGACCGATGGCTTCTCTCTGGAGGCGCGCGGGCGGTATTCGGATGCGAAAATCGACCTCGACGGCTTCCCAGCGCCGGCGTTCGCGCTGGCGGACACCGGCGACTATTCGACGAACGAGGAACTGAGCGGCTACGCAGGTGCCCGGCTCGCGCTGTTCGGCGGCGCGTTCCGCAACCGGCTGGGCGTCGCCTACAGCCGGACCGACCGCGCGAATTTCGCTGCGACCGGGCCGGCGACGTTCGACTCGCGCGGCCTCAATCGCCGGTTCGAATATCAGGGCGTGGTCCAGACCGGCATCGTCCAGGCCACGATCGGTGCAGAAAGCGAGCGCTCGCGCTTCGATACGGTCAGCTTCGGCGCGGCGTCGCGGGCCCGCGCGCTGATCAACAGCGTCTACGGTGAAGTCACGTTGACTCCCATTGCCGGTGTCGCACTGACCGGCGGCGTGCGGCACGACGACCACAGCCGCTTCGGTGGCGAAACGACCGCGGCGGGGAACGTGGCGCTCAGCCCGAACGGCGGCCGTACGACCTTGCGCGCAAGCTATGGCGAAGGATTCGGCGCACCGTCGCTGTACCAGCTGTTCGGCGATTACGGGAACCAGCGTCTGGTGCCGGAACGCGCCAACAGCTGGGATGCCGGCGTAACCCAGCGTCTTCTGGGCGATGCGGTGCAGGTCCAAGCAACTTATTTTCACCGCGACACGCGCAACCAGATCGACTTCGTGTCCTGCTTCGGGGTCACCAGCGCGATCTGCGTCAACCGTCCGTTCGGCACCTATGACAATATTCGTCGCACGCGTGCGGAGGGTGTCGAGGCGACGCTTGTCCTGCAGCCGGTCGAGCCGTTCCGTGTGGCCTTCGCCTACACCTATCTGGACGCGACCAACCGCGACACTGGTCGCGAGCTCGCCCGGCGGCCGCGCGAAAGCGTGAACATGGTCGCGGACTATCGTTGGGCGTTCGGCCTGTCGACCGGCGCGACGATTACCCATGTCGGCGACAGCTTCGAGAATGCCACGAACACCCGCCGCCTCGATGGCTATGTGCTGGTCGACCTGCGTGCCAGCCTGCCCGTCGGCGACCGGTTCGAAGTGTTCGGCCGCGTCGAGAACCTATTCGACGAGGCCTATGAGACGGTCTACCTCTACGGAACGCCGCGCCGCGCGGCCTATGGCGGAGTGAGACTGAAGCTGTGA